One region of Yersinia bercovieri ATCC 43970 genomic DNA includes:
- the fhuC gene encoding Fe3+-hydroxamate ABC transporter ATP-binding protein FhuC codes for MDQQASQSSIFTLRELSFSVPGRTLLQPLSLTFPEGRVCGLIGHNGSGKSTLLKMLGRHQPPSSGEVLLNDVPLSLWESKAFAREVAYLPQQLPAAEGMTVRELVAIGRYPWHGALGRFRQEDRQQVEEAIALVDLKPLANRLVDSLSGGERQRAWLAMMVAQNSRCLLLDEPTSALDIAHQVEVLGLIQRLSRERGLTVIAVLHDINMAARYCDHLVALRGGEMIAQGPANSLMQGAVLEQIYGIPMGILPHPAGGAPVSFVY; via the coding sequence TTGGACCAACAGGCAAGCCAATCCAGCATTTTCACACTCCGTGAACTGAGTTTTTCAGTTCCAGGGCGGACTTTATTGCAGCCACTGTCACTGACGTTTCCCGAAGGGAGAGTCTGCGGGCTTATTGGTCATAACGGTTCCGGCAAATCAACGCTATTAAAAATGCTGGGTCGCCATCAACCGCCATCGAGTGGCGAAGTGCTGCTTAATGATGTGCCATTGTCCCTGTGGGAGAGCAAAGCCTTTGCCCGTGAAGTGGCGTATTTGCCGCAACAGTTACCCGCAGCAGAGGGGATGACGGTGCGCGAATTGGTCGCTATTGGCCGCTATCCGTGGCACGGCGCATTAGGCCGTTTTCGTCAGGAAGACCGCCAACAAGTGGAAGAGGCGATTGCGCTGGTGGACTTAAAACCGCTGGCGAATCGGTTAGTCGATAGCTTATCCGGTGGTGAGCGCCAACGTGCCTGGTTAGCGATGATGGTGGCCCAAAACAGCCGCTGCCTGCTGCTCGATGAACCAACCTCGGCACTGGATATTGCGCATCAGGTTGAAGTGCTGGGGCTGATTCAGCGCCTCAGCCGTGAACGTGGCCTGACGGTGATTGCGGTACTGCACGATATTAATATGGCGGCCCGTTACTGTGACCATTTAGTGGCATTGCGTGGTGGGGAGATGATCGCGCAAGGCCCGGCTAACAGCCTGATGCAGGGCGCGGTACTGGAACAAATTTACGGTATCCCAATGGGAATATTGCCGCATCCGGCCGGTGGCGCGCCGGTAAGTTTCGTCTATTAA
- the fhuD gene encoding Fe(3+)-hydroxamate ABC transporter substrate-binding protein FhuD has product MEQPHLSAPDLTRRRLLTALALSPLLCSLPGWAVNPPKADSRRVVALEWLPTELLLALGVTPYGVADTHNYRLWVEEPELPASVIDIGQRTEPNLELLQQMAPSLILMSQGFGPSPEMLAPIAPSMSFAFNEEGSSPLAVGKNSLRALGERLGLEAAAEQHIADFTHFMQAARQRFTDTSKASLLMFSLLDTRHALVVGQGSLFQDVLNELNIKNAWQGETNLWGSTVVGIERLATIKPGQAICFSHGNSDILQQVARTPLWRSFSFVRQNQLRILPPVWFYGSTLSAMRFVRLLEPVWGKAS; this is encoded by the coding sequence ATGGAACAGCCCCATTTATCCGCCCCAGATCTCACTCGGCGCAGGCTACTCACCGCATTGGCCCTATCGCCATTACTGTGTTCATTACCCGGATGGGCGGTGAATCCGCCTAAAGCGGATAGTCGGCGTGTCGTTGCACTGGAGTGGCTGCCCACCGAGTTACTGCTCGCATTAGGGGTTACGCCCTATGGCGTAGCAGACACCCATAATTACCGGCTATGGGTTGAGGAGCCAGAACTGCCCGCCAGTGTCATTGATATTGGTCAGCGCACTGAGCCTAATCTGGAGTTACTTCAACAAATGGCACCGTCGTTGATCCTGATGTCGCAAGGTTTTGGCCCCTCACCGGAGATGCTCGCGCCTATCGCCCCTTCCATGAGTTTCGCCTTCAATGAAGAGGGCAGCTCGCCGCTGGCGGTGGGTAAGAACTCATTGCGTGCCCTGGGCGAGCGTTTGGGACTAGAGGCCGCTGCGGAGCAACATATCGCCGATTTTACCCACTTTATGCAGGCCGCCCGCCAGCGCTTTACTGATACCAGCAAGGCATCACTATTGATGTTTTCCCTATTGGACACCCGCCATGCACTGGTGGTCGGTCAAGGCAGCCTGTTTCAGGATGTTTTGAATGAATTGAACATTAAAAATGCCTGGCAGGGAGAGACTAATCTCTGGGGCAGCACGGTGGTCGGTATTGAGCGTTTGGCGACGATAAAACCGGGGCAAGCCATCTGCTTTAGTCACGGAAATAGCGATATTTTACAGCAGGTTGCCCGCACCCCATTGTGGCGGTCGTTCTCCTTTGTCCGCCAAAATCAATTACGTATATTGCCGCCGGTGTGGTTCTACGGCTCGACGCTGTCCGCCATGCGTTTTGTGCGTCTTTTAGAGCCGGTGTGGGGTAAAGCCTCATGA
- the fhuB gene encoding Fe(3+)-hydroxamate ABC transporter permease FhuB, which yields MMAKTLRKSWLLPAGLLGLLLLIAIALTLHNLSQLLPASLWGEALWQPDPDDVHQMLFHYSQLPRLAVALLTGAGLGLVGVLFQQVLRNPLAEPATLGVAAGAQLGLTIATLWMLPGGELTRQLAAMAGGITIGLLVFGVAWGKRMSPVTLILAGLVLGLYCSAVSNLLALFNYDQLQGLFLWSSGALNQQDWSTVQFLLPRLLITALLAALLIRPLTLLGLDDGVARNLGLGLSLARLSALGLAILFSAMLVNAVGVIGFIGLFAPLLAKILGARRLSQRLILAPLLGALLLWVTDQGIVWLAQVWREIPTGAATALIGAPLLLWLLPRLHSATAPSMDFGDNVPAERQRLGLWISAGLLLLLAGLTVALMFGRDSQGWNWISGDELQALLHWRWPRVLAALAAGMMLAVAGTLIQKLTGNPMASPEVLGISSGASFGVVIMMFIVPGNALAWLLPAGSLGAATTLLMILVVAGRGGFSPSRMLLAGIALSTAFTTVITMLLASGDPRMHGLLAWISGSTYAVDSSQALSTGLIALLLIALAPLCRRWLMILPLGSVTARALGIALAPSRLAILLLAATMTAAATLTVGPLSFVGLMAPHMARMLGFRRAIPQLFIAAILGGLLMVFADWCGRMLLFPNQIPAGLLATFIGAPYFVYLLRKQGR from the coding sequence ATGATGGCAAAAACACTGCGTAAAAGCTGGCTGCTGCCCGCGGGATTACTGGGCTTGCTGCTGCTCATTGCCATTGCGTTGACACTGCATAACCTCAGCCAGTTATTACCGGCATCACTTTGGGGTGAAGCACTCTGGCAGCCCGACCCTGATGATGTGCATCAAATGTTATTCCATTACAGCCAGTTACCTCGTTTGGCCGTGGCGCTATTGACTGGGGCCGGGTTAGGGTTGGTGGGGGTGTTGTTCCAGCAAGTTCTGCGCAATCCACTGGCTGAACCGGCGACATTAGGGGTGGCCGCAGGTGCTCAGCTCGGCCTGACTATTGCTACATTGTGGATGCTACCCGGCGGTGAATTGACCCGCCAACTGGCAGCAATGGCCGGTGGTATCACTATTGGTCTGCTGGTCTTTGGTGTGGCATGGGGCAAACGAATGTCACCTGTCACCCTGATTTTGGCAGGGCTGGTTCTCGGCCTTTACTGTAGCGCAGTCAGTAACTTACTGGCGCTGTTTAATTATGACCAGCTGCAAGGGCTGTTCTTGTGGAGCAGTGGGGCCTTGAACCAGCAGGACTGGAGCACGGTACAGTTTCTCCTGCCACGTTTGCTGATTACCGCGCTCTTAGCGGCGTTACTGATCCGCCCATTAACTCTGCTCGGGCTGGATGATGGCGTCGCCCGTAATTTGGGGTTAGGTCTATCTCTGGCGCGCCTGAGTGCGCTGGGGCTGGCAATCCTATTCAGCGCAATGTTGGTTAATGCGGTGGGTGTGATTGGATTTATCGGTTTATTTGCTCCTCTGCTGGCAAAAATTCTGGGGGCGCGGCGATTATCACAACGCCTGATATTGGCACCACTATTGGGTGCATTGCTGCTGTGGGTGACTGACCAAGGCATTGTCTGGTTGGCGCAAGTTTGGCGGGAGATCCCAACCGGTGCGGCGACGGCGCTGATTGGTGCGCCACTGCTATTATGGCTGCTACCTCGTTTGCACAGTGCCACCGCGCCGTCGATGGATTTTGGCGACAATGTTCCTGCCGAACGACAGCGTTTGGGGTTATGGATCAGCGCCGGTTTACTGCTGCTGCTGGCTGGATTGACGGTAGCGCTAATGTTTGGTCGCGATAGCCAAGGCTGGAACTGGATTAGTGGTGATGAGCTTCAGGCTCTACTGCACTGGCGCTGGCCACGGGTGTTAGCGGCGCTGGCGGCGGGTATGATGCTGGCAGTGGCAGGGACACTGATTCAAAAACTGACGGGTAACCCGATGGCTAGCCCAGAGGTATTGGGTATCAGCTCCGGTGCCTCTTTCGGTGTCGTGATTATGATGTTTATCGTGCCAGGTAATGCGCTGGCATGGCTGCTACCTGCGGGGAGTTTGGGCGCGGCCACAACCTTATTGATGATACTGGTGGTGGCCGGGCGGGGCGGCTTCTCCCCCAGCAGAATGTTATTGGCGGGGATTGCGCTGAGTACCGCCTTTACTACGGTAATCACCATGTTGTTGGCCAGTGGTGACCCGCGCATGCACGGATTGCTGGCGTGGATTTCCGGCTCCACCTATGCTGTTGATAGCTCGCAAGCATTGAGTACTGGCTTAATTGCCTTGTTGTTGATTGCACTGGCACCTCTGTGCCGCCGTTGGCTAATGATTCTGCCTTTGGGCAGTGTGACGGCCAGAGCCTTAGGTATCGCGCTGGCACCTAGCCGGTTAGCTATTTTGCTCTTGGCGGCGACCATGACGGCGGCGGCTACGCTGACAGTAGGGCCATTGAGCTTTGTCGGGCTGATGGCGCCTCATATGGCCCGCATGTTGGGCTTCCGACGTGCTATCCCGCAGCTGTTTATTGCCGCTATCTTGGGCGGCTTATTGATGGTATTTGCCGATTGGTGCGGGCGGATGCTGCTGTTCCCGAACCAGATCCCTGCCGGATTGCTGGCAACCTTTATTGGCGCCCCCTATTTTGTTTACTTATTACGCAAACAGGGGCGGTAA